DNA sequence from the Candidatus Bathyarchaeota archaeon genome:
TATCCCTTTCCAGTCTAAAGGCACTGCCCAAAAGAACTGTTCTTCACGTGCTAAGTCTGATATTCACTCTAAATTTTGCCGGTCTAAGAGCGTTGTGCAAAAGAAATTCTCTTCGCATTTTGAGTATGCTATTCACCCTGAACATCCTAATCCCTCTTGTTCTAGGAGGATGGATCACTCTTTCTCTCAGCGCTGCTTACCCCCAAGTCGCTCCTTTACAAACAACATGGTACGAGCTAGAAGCAGTGAAATACATCGAAGAGAACACCAAAGAAAAATACGTAGTGATTGGTGATATGTGGACTATTTTTGCAGGCGAAATGATTGCGGGACTTAATAATCCAAGAGCCTACTACTTCGGAGAATATAACAAAACCGGATATGACCTATTTGTCAACATGAAGCAGGATCCCTCTCCACAATGGATGCTCTTAGCCATGAACTACACTGACACCACAACAGCCTACTTCATCGTCACCGAGCCCAGACTAGGCACAGAAGAATACAACCGCATAGTCACACAAGCTTTACAAAACGGCATCCAAGTATACGGCGTTTTCGGCGAAGGAAAACTCTACGTCTTTTACTACGAGAAATAAGCCAACGTTTAATAATATAATTTCATGGCCTTCAATACATCCACAGCATAAACGCGCAGACAAAACCGCAACACCCCCTCCCCCTAGGGGGGGTCTAATAAGAGAGAGAAAAACACGAACAACACGACAAAATCAAAATGGGAATTAACCTACAAACATACCAAACCTTCCATTATCGAGACGAAGAAAAACTCCGCATATTCTACTACAAGAAATCAACCGATTAATCACTTCCTAACCATATTTGAATCCAAGTGGGCGAGGTAGGTTGAAATCTATAGGGGGTTATCGAAAAATCTATCTCCAGAATCGCCAAGGTCGTGAAGAAACTTAAGATCGACGCGCATCCACGTCTTTAAACAAGCCATTCTCAAACAAATCAGATCAATACCGCAGACTACGTTGGATACCCTGAGAAGTCAACTATTCCTCAAACCGGAAGAAATCAAGAAATACTACTCTGGCTTCTCTTAAGCAGAGCTTCAACAACCTCTCTTTTCTCGTTCGCCAAGTCCGTCAGCGTCTTCAACAGCCCTCTCTTTGAAGCATCCCACACCTCTAGGGCCACAAGTTCCCCCGCCTCATCAAAGCCTAAAACAACATCACTGTCTAGAAGCCTCTCATCCTTTATAGCACCCTCCCTAAGCTTCATCGCTAGGATATCCGCCTTTGGATCATATTTGATGACTAAATCCATCTTCCAGTTTTCCTCCTTCTATTCATAATATCTTTAAGAACGCTGCTATATATTACCGTTACGACTATAAGGTCATCATTAACCTTCTCGTAAATCACCGCCACATTATGGCTCCAACTAACAACCACAAACCTGTTCCTCAATGCATCGTACAACATCTCATCAGGATTCCTCAAGATTTCCATCACCATCTCTTCTGTTATACCCAGCTTCCCAAGCTCC
Encoded proteins:
- a CDS encoding DUF2283 domain-containing protein, giving the protein MDLVIKYDPKADILAMKLREGAIKDERLLDSDVVLGFDEAGELVALEVWDASKRGLLKTLTDLANEKREVVEALLKRSQSSIS